CGGCGAAATCCGCCAGCAATGGCCGGGTCCTCTTCTTCCCCAAGGCCTTCCCGCTTGCCGCGCAGGCGAGCGACTCGTTCACGGTGCGGGTCGAGAAGGGGGCACAGCAGTTCACCCGGACGATCCCGAAAGACGGCGCGCGCGACGTGGTGCTCGAGTGGCCCGAGGCGCGCGCGGACATCGCGCCCAAGCTTGATCTCTGCTTTACCCTGGACGTGACGGGCAGCATGGGGGATGAGCTGAGCCGAATCCAGACGACCATCGGGGACATCGCCGCGCGGATCAAAAGCTTGCCGGATGCCCCGGTGCTTCGCTACGGCTTGGTGGCGTATCGCGATCGCGGCGACGACTTCGTGACCCGGCACTTCGACTTCACCCCCGACCTGGACACCTTCCGTGCACGCCTCAACTCGCTGGCGGCGGCGGGCGGCGGCGACTACCCCGAGGCCCTGAACGAGGGCGTCGGAACGTCGCTCAATGCGCTGAGCTGGGATGCAGCAGAGAGCGTGCGCCTCATGTTCATGGTGGGCGACGCCCCGCCGCACCTGGACTACCCGCAAGACGTCCCCTACACCACCCACATGGTCAAGGCCGCAGAGCGCGGCATCAAGATCTACCCGCTCGGGGCGAGCGGCCTCGACGCC
The nucleotide sequence above comes from bacterium. Encoded proteins:
- a CDS encoding VWA domain-containing protein; the encoded protein is MRLASRLSALAALSLTFTCIAGCTTTGLFRSTLPSDMAPAQGEAIAPNGSFASGAPGSEQQGSGLKGGEVDDNADFAAYLTYLSSFSGGGVAPLDVSERFQFWLRDPASRSVPNATVTVLAGVDEVFSAKSASNGRVLFFPKAFPLAAQASDSFTVRVEKGAQQFTRTIPKDGARDVVLEWPEARADIAPKLDLCFTLDVTGSMGDELSRIQTTIGDIAARIKSLPDAPVLRYGLVAYRDRGDDFVTRHFDFTPDLDTFRARLNSLAAAGGGDYPEALNEGVGTSLNALSWDAAESVRLMFMVGDAPPHLDYPQDVPYTTHMVKAAERGIKIYPLGASGLDARGEYVFRQMAQFTGGKFLFLTYGGQTSHQVGTVQENNLDDLVVGIVKAELADLK